The window AGCGGCACCGCAGCAGCAGGCACCTGTACAAGAGGAAGGCCAGCAACAGCTGCCGGCCCAGCCTGACGAGCAGTAACCAGCTGCCATTATTCCCGCTCTTTGGGGCAGGCTGTTGTCCGTCAACAGCCGAACAGATGCCGACTGCTGTTGACGCAGGCGGTTCAACCAGATAGCGTAAAGCCTCATATTTTTGAGCAGCTCTTGCCGGATCAGCGCATCCGGGGATTGATCAGCTCCGCTCCGTTATTGGAAGCGTTGTTGACATCCGTACTTACCTTGTAGGTGGACATTTCCTCCATCGGGTAGGGTTGCAGCAGCGATTTAAGCATCTCCGGCTGCGGCTTGACCGGATCCAGCCAGATACTGTAGTCATCCTCCCGTAAAATAACCGGCATTCTGTCGTGCAGCGGCTGCATCAGCGCATTCGCCTGGGTTGTAAGTATGGCAAACGTGTGCTGCTCGTTCCCTTCCGAATCCGTGTGCGTTTCGTAAATTCCGGCCATTCCGAACAGTTCCTGATCCAGAAGCCGGATATAAAACGGGATTTTTTTGCCGCCGCCAAAATCTTTCCACTCATAAAAACCGTTTGCCGGAACGACACAGCGTTTGCGCTGAAAGGCTTTCTTGAAGGAGGGTTTTTCGTCAACAGTTTCGCTGCGGGCATTGATCAGCGGTTTCCACTCAGAAGTGTTCTTGACAAATGGCGGAACCAACCCCCATTTCAAGGCACCCATTACCCGGTCCGATGTTCTGTGTGTCAGCACGACCGGCCGGACAGACCCCGGGGCGACATTGTAATCCGGCTCCAGGAGGCCGTCATCCTCCACGGTCACACCGAACTGCTGTTCCACTGTTTTTTTATCCGAATATAGCGTATATCTTCCGCACATAATTTGTAGCTCTGCCTGGTAGTGATTTGTTCCGGACTGATGTGTCAGCCGGAAAGATACACGGATTTAATCAAGAATCACCATACTTCCATGAACGCAATTGACACAATTTTCAACTCTCTGGACGGGAGAGTTAGGGCAGGATGGCGGCTGTTGCTGCAGATCGTGCTCTCGTTCATTTTTCTCATTCCCCTTCAGCTTCTTGCCGGTGCTATAGGCGGTACGCAGCTCCAGATCATAGCAGGCGGCATTGCCATTACCATGGGCGTCTGGGTGGCCGGCCTGATTCTCGACAAGCGCCCGATCCGTGATTTCGGACTGAATATGAATGCGCAGTGGTGGCGTGAATTCGGGATCGGCTTTGCGCTGGCTGCCGTGGTGATGACCCTGATTGCCGGCATTCAGCTGGCGGCGGGATGGATAGAGTTCTCCGGATTCGGATGGGAGCGGGCATCGAGCCGCAACTTTCTGGTTGTGCTGGGAGCGTATATCCTCACGATGGCGGTAGTAGGATTTTATGAAGAGCTCTGGACACGCGGCTATCAGCTGAAGAATCTGACGGAGGGATTCTGTTATGGCGGAAAGCGCAACAGAGCCGGCATTATTGCCATTGCCCTCACATCCATCCTGTTCGGGGTACTCCATCTGGGCAATCCCAACGCCAGTATGATGGGTATGATCGTCATCATGCTGGCCGGTGTGGCACTTGCCATCCCTTATGTGGTGACGGGGCAGCTCGGCATGTCCGTCGGACTCCATTTTGCATGGAATGTTGTACAGGGTGGATTTTACGGACTTCCCGTCAGCGGCATCCCTTTCCGGCAGTCGGTACTTCAGTTTGATATGATGGGGCCGGAACTCTGGACGGGCGGGCGCTTCGGGCCGGAGGGTGGCTTGCTGGGCCTGTTCGGCGTCCTGCTTATGCTGGCTATGACGGTAGCTGTGCTTTACCGCAAGGGGTATTCCATGAGCGTCTCACCGGAAATCACCCGCCCGCCTTCTGACAGGTACACTTAACTTTCACCGGTAAATTTCTTATATTGCAAGATTAGTGAAAAACTACTAATAACCGCTTATTCATATAGAAATAAGCCTTTATTCCAATAAGAAATCAGATATTTTGTCATTTGAAAAATTCAACCTCCACGAAGAGGTATTAAACGGTTTAAGGGATATGGGTTTTGAAAAACCCACCCCTATTCAGGAATCATGCATACCATTGATTATGGAAGGCCGCGATGTGCTGGCCTCGGCGCAGACAGGCACCGGAAAAACAGCTGCATTTGCGATCCCCGTACTTGAAAAACTCTCCGAAAAAAAGAAAGAGAAGAAGGAGGGCATCCGTGCCCTGATCATTACACCGACACGAGAACTGGCCGGACAGGTGGATGAAGCCTTTTTTGCCATCGGTTACCATACCGGACTGTCCACTGCCAAAGTGTATGGCGGAGACGACTGGGGACGCCAGGAAAAAGCCCTCAACCGGGGAACCAACATCATTGTTGCCACACCGGGCCGGCTGCTCGACCATATCAAGATCCATGACATCGACTTCAGCAACCTCGACTTTCTGATCCTTGACGAAGCAGACAGGATGCTGGACATGGGGTTCATCCCTGATATCACGCAGATCGTAAGCAAACTCCCGAAGAAACGACAGACCTTGCTGTTCTCGGCCACACTTCCGCAGAAAATCATCCAGCTGGCAAGAAAGATGATGAATAATCCCGAAAGGGTGAATATGGCTCCGGATAACAGGGCCGCAGAAGGGGTCACCCAGGGGATGTACTATGTGGAAGAGCGCGATAAGCTGCCGCTGGTGCTGAACTTGTACGAAAATGAAAAATGGCCGTCAGCCATCATTTTCATGTCGACCAAGCGCGCCGTGGACAAGCTTTCCCGCGAGCTGAAGAAAAAAGGTGCCAGCGTCACCAGTATTCACGGAGACCGTTCCCAGGCTGAGCGCGAAGCCGCCCTGGAAAGTTTCCGCAAAGGCGAGTACCGGGTCATTGTCGCCACCGATGTCATGGCCCGCGGCATCGACGTCGAAGGTATATCCCACATCATCAACTTCAGTGTCCCCCACGATGTTGAGGACTATGTGCACCGTATCGGACGCACGGCCCGCGCCGAAGCAACCGGTGATGCCATTACACTGGTGTCCGGACAGGATCGCCGCTACATGGAAAATATCATCCGTGAGATGGATTCCGAGATCAAAAAGCTGCAGGTTCCGGATCTGCATGGCGGAAAGCCCGGCCGCAAATCCGGTGATTCCGGTCAGGAACAAAAAGGCAGAAAAGGCAAGCCGGGTCAGAACGGTCGCAAGAAGCCGCAGAAGGAAGAAAAAGACTCCGGTTCCGAAGAGGCCAAAGCTGCTGCCGATGAATCCGGACAGGATCAGAAGCAAGAGCAGCAGTCCGAAAGACCGAAGCGCCGCCGTGGACGAAGGAGGCCGGGTGGAAACCGGCGCAAAGGCAAGAAGCCGCAGCAAGAGCAACAACAGGAACAAGCCGGTCAGCAGCAAGCCGCCGGACAGGATCAGAAAAAGCAGCAAAAAGAAGACAGCGACACCGGATCCGGTCAGCAGCAGGGCCGCAAAAAGCAGCAGGGCCGCAGTAAACAACAGCCCCGCAAAGGTAAGCCTTCCTCTGATGACGGCGGCCGGAAAGGCGGCAGGCAGCGGAAGGGCCCGCCCCGCGGACGCAAGCCGGCCGGACATAAAGCCGGGGCGCGCGGACGAAAGAAACCAACCGGAAAAGAGGCCGAACGCAAGGAGCTTTTTGACAACATCACATCACCCGACATGGCAAAGGTAAATAAGTCGGTGAGCAAAAAGCGCGGCGTATGGTCGAAAATCAAGGGAATATTTGGCGGTGAATAACGGGGGAGGCAAAATCCGGTCATGAACATCTATGCTGTCATCATATTGCTGGCGCTGCTGGTCAACTATGCGATCAATCTGATCTCCGATCTCCTTAATCTCCGGGCTCTGGACAAACAGCTGCCCGAAGAATTCAAGGATGTCTTTGACGAGGAGAAGTACCGCAAATCGCAGGAGTACACCAGGGTCCGGACACGGTTCGGGCTCATCACTTCCACCTTCAGCCTGGCGGTGCTGCTGATATTCTGGTTTGCCGGCGGATTCAACTGGGTGGACCAGTTTGTCCGGGAAGCCGGATATGGCACAATAGTGACCGGACTTATGTTCATGGGGATTCTGTTTGCCGCCCAGTACGTGATCTCCATCCCCTTTTCGATATACTCCACGTTTGTCATAGAAGAGCGGTTCGGGTTCAACAAGACCACACCGTCCACATTTGTGACCGACCGGATCAAGGGGCTCGGTCTGACACTGCTGCTGGGCGCACCGCTGCTGGCGGGCATCATCGCCATATTCGAATACCTCGGCGCCATAGCCTGGCTTTACGCCTGGATTGTCATCATTGTCTACTCCCTGGTCGTTCAGTTCATTGCGCCCACCTGGATCATGCCGATCTTCAACAAATTCACCCCGCTTGAAGACGGCGAGCTGAAACAGGCCATCCTGGACTATGCCCGGAAAGTCTCGTTTCCGCTGCAGGGTATCTACAAAATCGACGGATCCCGCCGGTCCAGCAAATCCAACGCGTTTTTCACCGGTTTCGGGAAAAACAAACGGATTGCGCTGTTTGATACGCTGATCGAGAACCACACCGTGCCGGAGCTGGTCGCCGTGCTGGCGCATGAGGTAGGACATTACAAAAAAAAGCACATCCCTCAGAATATGATAACCGGGTTCTTGCAAACCGGTGTGATGCTGTATCTGCTTTCGCTGTTTATTCAGGTGCCCGGTCTTCACGAGGCTTTCTTCATGCAGGATATTTCTGTCTATGCCGGACTGCTTTTCTTCGGCCTGCTCTACTCGCCCATCGAAATGGTACTGTCGGTCATCATGCAAATGTTCTCGCGAAAGCATGAATTCGAAGCCGACCGCTTTGCCGCCGAGACAACCGGAGATCCGGAAAGCATGGTGTCGGTACTGAAAAAACTGTCGGCCGACAACCTGTCCAACCTGACACCCCATCCGTTTCATGTTTTCCTGAACTACTCTCATCCCCCCGTGCTGCAGCGGATACGGGCCATCCGAAGCGCCGCATCCTGAAAAGTTGTCAGCCACTCAAAAATCCGGTGGACTATATCCCCGAAAGGTATTTATACTTGAGTGTAATACATGCAGGGAACAGTGCAGGGAAAATAATCGGGGATTGCTCCAATCCATTCGGAATAACCAGCTAATATTAGAAAAATGTACAGTAAAACGATATTTGTGTTCATGATCACAGCCATGATTGCCATGAAGGGATGCGGTCCGTCGGATGACCGCCGCGACACCGCGGATCAAACCGCAGACCCGAGAATTGCCGAAATAATGGGAGAAATGACCGACAGACAGAAGATCGGACAACTTGTAATGGCTACAACCATCTGGGACGAAGGGATGTCCGATACCGGCGACGCCTACGACCCCCCGTCCGATGAGCAGCTGGATCACATGCGCCGCATGGTGCAGGATTATCACGCCGGATCGGTGATCGTCTACAACTGGGGCCGCGCCGAAACGATGGCAGCGTTCAACCGGCAGCTTCAGGACTGGGCCGTCGAAAACGAACCGGGCATTCCGCTGTTCATATCCGCAGATCTGGAATATGGCGTTGCCCAGCGAATCCCCGATGAGGCAACTGTTTTTCCCCGGCAAATGGGAGTAGCCGCCACCGGAAATCCCGATAATGCCTATGAACAGGGCCGGATCACCGCCGTCGAAGGCATTGCCACCGGCTTTAACTGGAGCTATTCCCCCGTTGTCGATGTGAATGTCAATCCGCGCAATCCGGTGATCGGTGTGCGTTCATTCGGGGAGAGTCTGCCGCTGATCAGCGAGATGACACGGGCCATGGTCAAAGGAAGCCAGGAACACGGAGTCATCGCCACACCCAAGCACTTCCCCGGGCACGGAGATACCGAATTTGATTCGCATTACGATCTTTCTACGGTCACTTACGATGAGCAGACCCTCCGCGAAATCCATTTGCCACCGTTTCAGGAAGCATTTGATGCCGGCGCGGATGCGATCATGACTGCGCATGTCATCATTGAGGCTCTGGATCCCGATGTGCCCGCAACGCTGTCCGAAAGAGTGCTGACCGGACTGCTTCGCGATGAAATGGGATTTGAGGGCATCGTGGTAACCGACGCCATGAGCATGGATGCCATTGATGAGCACTGGGGAGCCGGAGAGGCTGCTGTTATGGCCGTTCAGGCCGGAGCCGATATCATCATGGCCACCGGATCGCCGGAAGAGCAGGTCGAGACCTTTGAGGCGCTCTACCAGGCCTACCGGGACGGCGATATCACACCGGAGCGGCTGGATGCATCCGTAGCGCGCATCCTTCGCATCAAGAAAAAATACAATCTGATCGACAATTTCACCCCGCCCGAGCCGATGCTCGCCAACGATGTGACCCGCTATTCCGGTCATCTCGAAACGGCGCAGAGGATAGCCGAAGAATCGATTACGCTGCTTCGCAATGAAGACATCCTGCCGTTTGACGGCGACCGCGAGGCGACTACTCTGGTGGCCGGCGTGGCTTATACCGATGAGCTGGCGGAACTTGTTTCCGGAGCGGCCGCCGATGATGTCATCACCTGGAATTACGGTGATGGTCCGACAGACAATGATCCGGATGACCGGGCGATCCGGGATGCCGTGGAAAAAGCCGCGGATGCCGACCGGATTCTGATTTTTACCTATTCTGCGGGCGAGCTTCCTGAAGGGCAGGAAAAACTGGTCGAAGCGCTGCAGGAGACAGGCAAGCCTCTGGCGGTTGTTGCTTTGGGACTGCCCTATGACATCCTGTCCTTCCCGGATGTCCCGGCATATATTGCCAGTTACGCCCTGGACCGCTGGCCCGATGCCACACCGACACCGGTGGTATGGGAGGCTGCGGTAAACGCTGTTTTCGGTGCTGAGCCCGGCGGGACACTGCCTGTTGAAGTCGGCTCCGGTTATCCGGTCGGACACGGCCTGTCCTACGGGCAGTAACCTCCGGATATCGCTCCGTACATCAATACATTCAATAAGTCATAATATTTTCCGCCCATCCAGCCATCCGGATAATAAGCTGTCATGCTATCCGGCTAACCAACCAACCGGCTCCCGGCATCTGCCGGAAAACCGCATGACTTATCCGAACAGCAGATACACGATCACAACCGAAGCGATGATGCCGGCCAGATCGGCAATGAGCCCGGTCTGAACGGCATATTTTACCCGGCGGATGCCGACGGCTCCGAAGTAGACGGCCAGCACGTAAAACGTGGTCTCGGTTGACCCGAACATCGTGGCGGCCATCTTGACAAAGATCGAATCCTCTCCGTACTGGGCCACCATATCAGCCAGAACGCCGACCGAGCCGCTGCCGGTCAGCGGGCGGAATACCGCCATGGGCAGAATCTCCACAGGAAAACCGACCAGCGCGAGCACCGGACCCAGAGCGGCCATGAAGAAATCCATCGCTCCGCTTTCCCGGAACATCCCGATGGCAAACAGAATGGCCACAAGGTAGGGGATAATCCGCACGCCGATCTGGAACCCTTCTTTGGCACCCTCGACAAAAACCTCATACACATGCACCTTTTTGATGAGGCCATAGAGCGGGATCGTTACAATAATCAGGGGGAGTACAAATGCAGCTATGGTTTGCATGGATCAGGCCTCACTCTTTTGTTCGTCGGGAATATTCTCTGTATGCGCTTCTTCGGGGTGGAACCGCTCGTAAATTTTTGCGGCCGTAACACCCACGATCAGCGATACCAGGGTGGCAAGCGCCATGCTGATGACCAGCTCATTGACGCCGGTTCCGATCAGGGCGACCAGTGTGGCGGGCGGTAGCAGCTGTACGCTTGCCGTATTCACCGTCAGAAGCATGCACTGGGCGTTGCTGGCTTTGTCCTTTGCCGGATTCAGCTTCTGAAGCTCCTCCATCGCCTTGATGCCCAGAGGGGTGGCCGCATTTCCGAGGCCCAGCATGTTGGCAGCCATATTCAGACTGATGATACCGTGGGCGGGATGGTTTTTCGGCACGTTGGGAAACAGAAAGCGGAGAAACGGCTGCACCACGACGACGATCATGTATACCATTCCGCTCTTTTCAGCGATCTTCATCAGGCCCAGCCACATCGCCATGATGCCGATCAGCCCGATGGCCAGCGTCACCGCAAACTCAGCCATTTCAAAGGCGGCGTTGGTAATGGCGCGCAGTTTTACGTACCGGACTTCCGGAAGGATGATTCCGGCCGCACCGGTCTGTTCATCGAAGCGCTCCACCTCCGCCAACAGCTCGGTTTCATCGGCGGCTTCCTGATGTTCGGCAACATCGCGCCAGTGTTCCGGCATATCGTCATCGACGGTAATGACCATTTCGTAATGACCGTCTACCGGCCGCCAGACCGCTTCAAATTTCTCATCGTAGCCGGAAATGATAAACCGGACGTTCTGTCTTTTGTCCCTGTCACCATTTTCAGGAAAAATGACTTCAATATCGTGGACTTCACCGTTTCGGTAGGTGTCCTGAACCAGGTCGGTAATGTCCTGGGTCACCGCGAAAACCAGGCTGATGATGATCAGCCCGGACCAAATATAGTTTAGCATGAGCGTATTGACTTTCAGGTTCAGTCAAAAAAACAATCAACCGTTCAAAAAAGCAAACGGATATCCCTATTTTATGCCATTGACCCGGCAGGCGGCAAACTGCTGAGATTGCCTGCATTTCAGGGTAAACGATCAGGTCTGCCCCCGGGTTTTCATAGGGAAGATATAAGAAACGGAGTTTATGGATCAGAAAAAAACACAGCATCACAACAGTCCGGAATCGTCCTGGCACCGTGAAACCAGAGTACTTCATGACGGATGGCACCCCGAATCTGCGGGGGAGCCGGTTGTTCCATCCTGGGAACCATCCACCATTTTCCGCCATCCATCGGGCGGACTTTCTGCAGACTCCTGGAGTTACACGCGCCTGGACAATCCCAACCGCGCCCAGCTTGAGAAGACCCTCGCCGGCATCGAAGGCGGCAGTGATGCCGTGACATTTGCATCGGGGATGGCAGCGGTGCAGGCCGCCTTTCACATCCTCGCCCCCGGTGACCACGTCCTGCTGCCCGATGACCTGTACCACGGCGTGCGCAACCTCATCCGTGACCAGTACGCCCGGTGGGGACTGACGTTCGATTTCGTGGATATGACCAGCGTGGAAAAGGTTCGCGAGGCGGCCACAGAGCGTACGCGCATGATCTGGCTTGAGACACCATCCAACCCGATGCTGAAAATCAGCGATATTGCCGGGCTGACGGCGCTGGCGAAGGAAAACAACTGTATTTCGGTGCTTGACAACACCTGGTCGACACCGGTTATTCAGCGGCCGGTTGAGCAGGGGGTGGATATCGTGCTGTACTCCACGACCAAGTTTATCGGCGGACACAGTGATGCGCTTGGCGGGGCGCTGGTTGTCGGAAATTCCGGGAATCACACCGAAATTTCGGCTGAACTGCGGAAATTCCAGGCCCAGGCAGGTTCTGTACCGTCGCCGTTTGACTGCTGGCTGCTGCTGCGAAGCCTTAAAACGCTCTATGCCCGCATCAAAACCCAGTGTGCCAATGCCCAGCTCATAGCCGGCCGCCTAAGGGGACACCATGCGGTGGAAAAAGTTTACTATCCGGGGCTGCAGGATCATGAGGGGCAGGAAATTGCATCCCGCCAGATGGATATGCCCGGATCCATGATCTCGTTTCAGGTCAGGGGCGATATGGCCGCGGCCCTGCGCGTGGTGAATGCTGCCGGACTGATCATCCCGGCCACCAGCCTCGGCGGAGTGGAGTCCACGTGGGAGCACCGCAAGACGAGTGAATATGCCGAAAGCCCCACACCGGAAAACCTGATCCGGCTCTCTGTCGGCA of the Natronogracilivirga saccharolytica genome contains:
- a CDS encoding SOS response-associated peptidase; its protein translation is MCGRYTLYSDKKTVEQQFGVTVEDDGLLEPDYNVAPGSVRPVVLTHRTSDRVMGALKWGLVPPFVKNTSEWKPLINARSETVDEKPSFKKAFQRKRCVVPANGFYEWKDFGGGKKIPFYIRLLDQELFGMAGIYETHTDSEGNEQHTFAILTTQANALMQPLHDRMPVILREDDYSIWLDPVKPQPEMLKSLLQPYPMEEMSTYKVSTDVNNASNNGAELINPRMR
- a CDS encoding CPBP family intramembrane glutamic endopeptidase, producing MNAIDTIFNSLDGRVRAGWRLLLQIVLSFIFLIPLQLLAGAIGGTQLQIIAGGIAITMGVWVAGLILDKRPIRDFGLNMNAQWWREFGIGFALAAVVMTLIAGIQLAAGWIEFSGFGWERASSRNFLVVLGAYILTMAVVGFYEELWTRGYQLKNLTEGFCYGGKRNRAGIIAIALTSILFGVLHLGNPNASMMGMIVIMLAGVALAIPYVVTGQLGMSVGLHFAWNVVQGGFYGLPVSGIPFRQSVLQFDMMGPELWTGGRFGPEGGLLGLFGVLLMLAMTVAVLYRKGYSMSVSPEITRPPSDRYT
- a CDS encoding DEAD/DEAH box helicase encodes the protein MSFEKFNLHEEVLNGLRDMGFEKPTPIQESCIPLIMEGRDVLASAQTGTGKTAAFAIPVLEKLSEKKKEKKEGIRALIITPTRELAGQVDEAFFAIGYHTGLSTAKVYGGDDWGRQEKALNRGTNIIVATPGRLLDHIKIHDIDFSNLDFLILDEADRMLDMGFIPDITQIVSKLPKKRQTLLFSATLPQKIIQLARKMMNNPERVNMAPDNRAAEGVTQGMYYVEERDKLPLVLNLYENEKWPSAIIFMSTKRAVDKLSRELKKKGASVTSIHGDRSQAEREAALESFRKGEYRVIVATDVMARGIDVEGISHIINFSVPHDVEDYVHRIGRTARAEATGDAITLVSGQDRRYMENIIREMDSEIKKLQVPDLHGGKPGRKSGDSGQEQKGRKGKPGQNGRKKPQKEEKDSGSEEAKAAADESGQDQKQEQQSERPKRRRGRRRPGGNRRKGKKPQQEQQQEQAGQQQAAGQDQKKQQKEDSDTGSGQQQGRKKQQGRSKQQPRKGKPSSDDGGRKGGRQRKGPPRGRKPAGHKAGARGRKKPTGKEAERKELFDNITSPDMAKVNKSVSKKRGVWSKIKGIFGGE
- a CDS encoding M48 family metallopeptidase, whose translation is MNIYAVIILLALLVNYAINLISDLLNLRALDKQLPEEFKDVFDEEKYRKSQEYTRVRTRFGLITSTFSLAVLLIFWFAGGFNWVDQFVREAGYGTIVTGLMFMGILFAAQYVISIPFSIYSTFVIEERFGFNKTTPSTFVTDRIKGLGLTLLLGAPLLAGIIAIFEYLGAIAWLYAWIVIIVYSLVVQFIAPTWIMPIFNKFTPLEDGELKQAILDYARKVSFPLQGIYKIDGSRRSSKSNAFFTGFGKNKRIALFDTLIENHTVPELVAVLAHEVGHYKKKHIPQNMITGFLQTGVMLYLLSLFIQVPGLHEAFFMQDISVYAGLLFFGLLYSPIEMVLSVIMQMFSRKHEFEADRFAAETTGDPESMVSVLKKLSADNLSNLTPHPFHVFLNYSHPPVLQRIRAIRSAAS
- a CDS encoding glycoside hydrolase family 3 protein codes for the protein MYSKTIFVFMITAMIAMKGCGPSDDRRDTADQTADPRIAEIMGEMTDRQKIGQLVMATTIWDEGMSDTGDAYDPPSDEQLDHMRRMVQDYHAGSVIVYNWGRAETMAAFNRQLQDWAVENEPGIPLFISADLEYGVAQRIPDEATVFPRQMGVAATGNPDNAYEQGRITAVEGIATGFNWSYSPVVDVNVNPRNPVIGVRSFGESLPLISEMTRAMVKGSQEHGVIATPKHFPGHGDTEFDSHYDLSTVTYDEQTLREIHLPPFQEAFDAGADAIMTAHVIIEALDPDVPATLSERVLTGLLRDEMGFEGIVVTDAMSMDAIDEHWGAGEAAVMAVQAGADIIMATGSPEEQVETFEALYQAYRDGDITPERLDASVARILRIKKKYNLIDNFTPPEPMLANDVTRYSGHLETAQRIAEESITLLRNEDILPFDGDREATTLVAGVAYTDELAELVSGAAADDVITWNYGDGPTDNDPDDRAIRDAVEKAADADRILIFTYSAGELPEGQEKLVEALQETGKPLAVVALGLPYDILSFPDVPAYIASYALDRWPDATPTPVVWEAAVNAVFGAEPGGTLPVEVGSGYPVGHGLSYGQ
- a CDS encoding spore maturation protein, with the protein product MQTIAAFVLPLIIVTIPLYGLIKKVHVYEVFVEGAKEGFQIGVRIIPYLVAILFAIGMFRESGAMDFFMAALGPVLALVGFPVEILPMAVFRPLTGSGSVGVLADMVAQYGEDSIFVKMAATMFGSTETTFYVLAVYFGAVGIRRVKYAVQTGLIADLAGIIASVVIVYLLFG
- a CDS encoding nucleoside recognition domain-containing protein, whose translation is MLNYIWSGLIIISLVFAVTQDITDLVQDTYRNGEVHDIEVIFPENGDRDKRQNVRFIISGYDEKFEAVWRPVDGHYEMVITVDDDMPEHWRDVAEHQEAADETELLAEVERFDEQTGAAGIILPEVRYVKLRAITNAAFEMAEFAVTLAIGLIGIMAMWLGLMKIAEKSGMVYMIVVVVQPFLRFLFPNVPKNHPAHGIISLNMAANMLGLGNAATPLGIKAMEELQKLNPAKDKASNAQCMLLTVNTASVQLLPPATLVALIGTGVNELVISMALATLVSLIVGVTAAKIYERFHPEEAHTENIPDEQKSEA
- a CDS encoding trans-sulfuration enzyme family protein, whose translation is MDQKKTQHHNSPESSWHRETRVLHDGWHPESAGEPVVPSWEPSTIFRHPSGGLSADSWSYTRLDNPNRAQLEKTLAGIEGGSDAVTFASGMAAVQAAFHILAPGDHVLLPDDLYHGVRNLIRDQYARWGLTFDFVDMTSVEKVREAATERTRMIWLETPSNPMLKISDIAGLTALAKENNCISVLDNTWSTPVIQRPVEQGVDIVLYSTTKFIGGHSDALGGALVVGNSGNHTEISAELRKFQAQAGSVPSPFDCWLLLRSLKTLYARIKTQCANAQLIAGRLRGHHAVEKVYYPGLQDHEGQEIASRQMDMPGSMISFQVRGDMAAALRVVNAAGLIIPATSLGGVESTWEHRKTSEYAESPTPENLIRLSVGIEHPEDIWQDIVRSLEALFHKSG